From a single Artemia franciscana chromosome 9, ASM3288406v1, whole genome shotgun sequence genomic region:
- the LOC136031566 gene encoding integumentary mucin C.1-like → MDTNCDTSFCNYYFMTTTTATANPTTDPTTTTTTTNIQTNTTSTTTAKTTYRANMIATSATNTDSNATATIMKITIAKGSTPKTTSITSVNTTTTTTTSNMTIITTVIITRATTSTNTTRTTVLSTTNATTRAIKTIIATNRI, encoded by the coding sequence ATGGATACTAACTGCGACACTTCTTTCTGCAACTATTATTTTATGACTACTACAACTGCGACTGCTAATCCAACGACTGATCCAACAACGACAACTACAACCACGAATATTCAGACTAATACTACTTCGACCACTACTGCTAAGACTACTTATAGGGCTAATATGATTGCGACTAGTGCAACGAATACTGATAgtaatgctactgctactattatgaAAATTACGATTGCTAAAGGTTCTACACCTAAAACTACCTCTATTACTTCTGTAAACACCACTACCACGACTACGACTTCTAATATGACTATTATTACAACTGTTATTATTACTAGAGCTACTACTTCTACGAATACTACTAGAACAACTGTTTTAAGTACTACGAATGCTACAACTAGAGCTATTAAAACTATAATTGCTACCAATAGGATCTAG